The proteins below are encoded in one region of Peribacillus muralis:
- a CDS encoding papain-like cysteine peptidase, with the protein MGRFSFPLVWDVSNSLNDICRLLENRFVGFMDIGNMQQIRWNCRLCREGQEAAKRAFYPG; encoded by the coding sequence TTGGGGAGGTTTTCATTCCCGCTTGTTTGGGATGTTTCTAATTCACTAAACGATATATGCAGATTATTGGAAAATAGATTCGTTGGATTCATGGACATTGGGAATATGCAGCAAATTAGATGGAATTGCCGTCTTTGCAGGGAAGGGCAGGAAGCAGCAAAACGCGCATTTTATCCAGGATAG